One genomic segment of Arthrobacter sp. zg-Y1110 includes these proteins:
- a CDS encoding HNH endonuclease signature motif containing protein, which translates to MFEYRPHGHHLSADPSRVSSASVNEWAGVLSEDADAEHAPPPDTELIDRIRALEELKAAASAAQARAAAAFDASQRRKQAVEGVSRDKQGWGVASQIALARRESANRGGRLLGFAKALTQDMPCTLHALSHGKINEWRATLLVRETACLSREDRQRVDAEVAGDPGLLETLGDRQLTSRARAAAYRLDPQAAVNRAAKAASERFVSCRPAPDTMTYLTGLLPVAQGVGVYAALAREADRLTAAGDRRTRGQIMADTLVGRITGQAQADPMKVEVQLVMTDRTLLAGESEPAFVPGYGPVPAQWARDLVRNRGGAMENSGRVADGTCGTGGAEGHGDAGGAEGHGDAEGSARTGGPNSGRRQDRSDRPARDVQTFIRRLYTAPETGELVAMDSRARLFPTSLARFIAARDATCRMPWCGAPIREFDHVRRHSARGPTSVGNGQGLCEACNHAKEAPGWSAKVIKPPGSAAATGAAGGGMEGSPAILGHTVETSTPTGHTYRSTAPPLPGAPIEDGLSTVEKIVVDLIRAA; encoded by the coding sequence ATGTTCGAATATCGTCCGCACGGACACCACTTGTCTGCTGACCCTTCCCGTGTCAGCAGCGCGTCAGTGAACGAATGGGCAGGCGTATTGAGTGAGGACGCCGACGCAGAGCATGCCCCGCCGCCGGACACAGAGCTCATCGACCGGATTCGAGCCCTTGAAGAGCTGAAGGCTGCAGCATCGGCAGCGCAGGCCCGGGCGGCCGCGGCGTTTGACGCCTCGCAGCGTCGGAAGCAGGCGGTGGAGGGAGTATCCCGGGACAAGCAGGGTTGGGGCGTGGCCTCGCAGATAGCTTTGGCCCGGAGGGAATCGGCCAACCGCGGCGGGCGCCTGCTGGGGTTCGCCAAGGCCCTCACTCAGGACATGCCCTGCACCCTCCACGCCCTGAGCCACGGAAAGATCAACGAATGGCGGGCGACACTGCTGGTGCGTGAAACCGCTTGCCTGAGCAGAGAAGATCGGCAGCGGGTAGATGCGGAAGTGGCCGGAGACCCGGGGCTGCTGGAAACCCTGGGAGATCGGCAGCTCACTTCCCGCGCCAGGGCTGCTGCTTACCGGCTGGATCCACAGGCTGCCGTGAACCGGGCCGCCAAGGCTGCATCCGAACGTTTCGTTTCCTGCCGTCCCGCGCCGGACACCATGACGTACCTGACGGGGCTTCTGCCCGTCGCCCAAGGGGTAGGCGTATACGCGGCCCTAGCCCGGGAGGCAGACCGGCTGACAGCAGCCGGGGACCGGCGTACCCGTGGCCAGATCATGGCGGACACGCTTGTAGGCCGAATCACCGGTCAGGCACAGGCGGACCCCATGAAAGTGGAGGTCCAGCTGGTGATGACGGATCGGACACTGCTTGCCGGAGAATCAGAGCCGGCATTCGTCCCCGGCTACGGCCCCGTTCCGGCCCAGTGGGCCAGGGATCTGGTCCGCAACCGGGGTGGGGCTATGGAGAACTCGGGTCGCGTTGCCGATGGCACGTGCGGCACCGGTGGCGCAGAAGGCCACGGTGACGCCGGTGGCGCAGAAGGCCACGGTGACGCCGAGGGCAGCGCCCGGACCGGCGGCCCGAACAGTGGCCGACGCCAGGATCGGAGCGACAGACCCGCCAGGGATGTCCAGACCTTCATCCGCAGGCTGTACACGGCTCCGGAAACCGGTGAGCTGGTCGCTATGGATTCTCGGGCACGTTTGTTCCCGACATCCTTGGCCCGGTTCATCGCCGCACGGGACGCTACCTGCCGGATGCCGTGGTGCGGTGCCCCAATCCGGGAGTTCGACCATGTCCGGCGGCACAGCGCCAGAGGTCCCACCAGCGTCGGGAACGGACAGGGACTCTGCGAAGCGTGCAACCACGCCAAGGAAGCGCCGGGCTGGTCCGCAAAGGTAATCAAACCTCCCGGCTCAGCGGCCGCAACAGGTGCGGCGGGCGGAGGGATGGAAGGCTCACCCGCAATACTCGGCCATACCGTGGAGACCTCCACCCCCACCGGACACACATACCGCTCCACAGCGCCACCGTTGCCAGGTGCTCCTATTGAGGACGGCCTCTCTACGGTCGAGAAGATAGTGGTGGACCTGATTCGGGCGGCATAG
- a CDS encoding zinc-ribbon domain-containing protein, with the protein MFVLIGFKTVLSSLFSRPATCQYCGVYGEQYVEERANRLTLFFIPVFTTSRRYAFTCSNCGRSTGINKSQKNALQRG; encoded by the coding sequence ATGTTCGTGCTCATTGGATTCAAGACCGTGCTCTCCTCACTCTTTTCGCGGCCGGCCACCTGCCAGTACTGCGGCGTCTACGGAGAGCAGTATGTGGAAGAGCGCGCTAACCGGCTGACGCTCTTTTTCATCCCCGTCTTCACCACCAGCCGCCGCTACGCCTTTACCTGCTCCAACTGCGGCCGCAGTACGGGTATTAACAAGTCGCAGAAGAACGCCCTCCAGCGCGGCTGA
- a CDS encoding ribonuclease J, with translation MRVMNLGGLGEIGRNMTVFEFDGKLLIVDCGVLFPEEEHPGVNLILPDFTAIRDRLQDVVAIVLTHGHEDHIGGVPYLLRERSDIPIVGSKLTLAFIEAKLKEHRIKPKLIQVKEGDRRTIGGFDLEFLAVNHSIPDGLAIAIRTAAGMALHTGDFKMDQFPLDRRITDLTGFARLGVEGVDLFLTDSTNAEVPGFMASEKELAPAIDTVFRTAPRRIIVSSFASHIHRIQQVIDAASRYNRKVSFVGRSMIRNMTIAEELGYLNIPKGILVDFKSLQRTDDHKVVLICTGSQGEPMAALSRMANKDHQIRIHEGDTVLMASSLIPGNENAIYGIINNLTKIGANVVHKGNAKVHVSGHASAGELAYCYNIVKPRNVMPVHGEWRHLKANGAIAEATGMDPRDIVIAENGMTVDLRRGRATISGKHQVDLVFVDGDSVGHTTEETLKERMQLAEEGAVTVLALVDADTGTIAEPAEFFTKGFTVKSEDLKKAEEAVEKALANAAAGSRRGPKSEDLEDVIERAVANWMRRFYNRTPAITAIVVDA, from the coding sequence ATGCGTGTCATGAACCTCGGCGGCCTTGGCGAAATCGGCAGGAACATGACCGTTTTCGAATTCGACGGCAAACTGCTGATCGTTGACTGCGGCGTCCTCTTCCCCGAAGAGGAACACCCCGGCGTCAACCTCATCCTGCCCGACTTCACCGCCATCCGCGACCGCCTGCAGGACGTTGTTGCCATTGTCCTGACCCACGGCCACGAAGACCACATCGGCGGTGTGCCGTACCTGCTTCGCGAGCGTTCGGACATTCCCATCGTTGGCTCCAAGCTGACCCTGGCGTTCATCGAGGCCAAGCTGAAGGAACACCGGATTAAGCCCAAGCTGATCCAGGTCAAGGAAGGCGACCGCCGCACCATCGGCGGCTTCGACCTCGAGTTCCTGGCCGTGAACCACTCCATCCCGGACGGTCTGGCCATCGCCATCCGCACCGCCGCCGGCATGGCACTGCACACCGGTGACTTCAAGATGGACCAGTTCCCGCTGGACCGCCGCATCACCGACCTCACCGGCTTCGCCCGGCTCGGCGTGGAAGGCGTGGACCTGTTCCTCACCGACTCCACCAACGCCGAGGTTCCCGGCTTCATGGCCTCGGAAAAGGAACTGGCCCCGGCCATCGACACGGTCTTCCGCACCGCGCCGCGCCGCATCATCGTCTCCAGCTTCGCCAGCCACATCCACCGCATCCAGCAGGTCATCGACGCGGCATCGCGCTACAACCGCAAGGTCTCCTTCGTGGGCCGCTCGATGATCCGCAACATGACCATCGCCGAGGAACTGGGCTACCTGAACATCCCCAAGGGCATCCTGGTGGACTTCAAGTCGCTGCAGCGCACCGATGACCACAAGGTGGTGCTGATCTGCACCGGGTCGCAGGGCGAGCCGATGGCAGCGCTATCCCGGATGGCCAACAAGGACCACCAAATCCGCATCCACGAGGGCGACACCGTGCTGATGGCCAGCTCGCTGATCCCGGGCAACGAGAACGCCATTTACGGCATCATCAACAACCTGACTAAGATCGGCGCCAACGTGGTGCACAAGGGCAATGCCAAGGTGCACGTCTCCGGCCACGCCAGCGCCGGCGAACTCGCCTACTGCTACAACATTGTCAAGCCGCGCAACGTAATGCCGGTGCACGGCGAGTGGCGCCACCTCAAGGCCAACGGAGCCATCGCAGAGGCGACCGGTATGGATCCCCGAGACATCGTCATCGCCGAAAACGGCATGACCGTTGACCTGCGCCGCGGCCGGGCCACGATCTCCGGGAAGCATCAGGTGGACCTGGTCTTCGTGGACGGCGACAGCGTCGGCCACACCACCGAGGAAACCCTGAAGGAGCGCATGCAGCTGGCCGAGGAGGGCGCCGTGACGGTGCTGGCCCTGGTCGACGCCGATACCGGCACCATCGCCGAGCCTGCCGAATTCTTCACCAAGGGCTTCACCGTGAAGTCCGAGGACCTGAAGAAGGCAGAGGAAGCCGTGGAGAAGGCCCTGGCCAACGCCGCCGCGGGCAGCCGCCGCGGACCGAAGAGCGAGGACCTCGAAGACGTCATCGAGCGCGCCGTCGCCAACTGGATGCGCCGCTTCTACAACCGCACACCGGCAATCACCGCGATTGTCGTCGACGCCTAA
- a CDS encoding transglycosylase domain-containing protein, translating to MPGRLVAFLLVSLLAGVLAASTLIPMAAVAATGTDMAVGVLDQLPDELETGPLDEGSKIYSADGVLLATFYAQNRVPVELDEMSQSMQDAIVSIEDARFFEHNGIDFKGVARAVASNVAGSDTQGASTLTMQYVNNVLISRDIAAGKGGSDLTISGTKDLGDKLREAKLAVAVEKQYSKEEILEGYLNIVLFGGQTYGVEAAAQSYFGISASELNPAQSAMLAGMVQSPSHYNPFTNPEGTQARRDTVLAAMLKNDKISQAEYDEAVASGLDLNPQTVTSGCTGAETAQYFCSYVEQTILQSEAFGADVEERAKLLARGGLTIRTTLDSRLQSQAQKQIEAQVPVGDPSGAGSAIVSVEPGTGKILAMAQNTEYTPELGKGKTQLNFNVDADMGGTPYGFQPGSTMKPFTTAAWLAAGHGLNDTIDATRTSYPAGFDWKASCLGPNAEFDEWKFKNASEGFEKKMTVAEGLRQSVNTATVAQAAQLDLCDIRDTATSMGVHRAVDGEPLEVTSPSFVLGGQEVSPLTIASAYATFASGGEYCTPTALTEVTDGQGNAYDVAGGECTRAISEDVAAAVTQPLEKLVEGSPGSIRPIGVPAAAKTGTTDMSEQTWTVGYTTGIATASWVGNWNSYSSLNNQSINGVTRSYVDGSAIAGAQWTDYMKAVAKLYEAKDFPSVPDSML from the coding sequence GTGCCCGGACGGTTAGTCGCGTTCCTCCTCGTAAGCCTGCTGGCCGGCGTGTTGGCCGCCAGCACCCTGATCCCCATGGCGGCAGTAGCAGCCACGGGCACGGACATGGCCGTCGGAGTGCTGGACCAGCTGCCCGACGAGCTGGAAACCGGACCCCTGGATGAGGGATCAAAGATCTACAGCGCCGACGGCGTGCTGCTGGCCACCTTCTATGCCCAGAACCGGGTTCCGGTGGAGCTGGACGAGATGTCGCAGAGCATGCAGGACGCCATCGTCTCCATTGAGGACGCACGCTTCTTCGAGCACAACGGCATTGACTTCAAGGGCGTTGCCCGTGCCGTTGCCTCCAATGTGGCCGGTTCGGATACGCAGGGCGCCTCTACCCTGACCATGCAGTACGTAAACAACGTGCTTATCAGCCGGGACATCGCTGCGGGCAAGGGCGGCAGCGACCTCACGATCAGCGGCACCAAGGACCTCGGGGACAAGCTGCGCGAAGCCAAGCTCGCTGTCGCCGTTGAAAAGCAGTACTCCAAGGAGGAGATCCTGGAGGGTTACCTCAACATCGTGCTCTTCGGCGGACAGACCTACGGCGTGGAGGCTGCGGCCCAGAGCTACTTCGGCATCTCCGCCTCGGAGCTCAATCCGGCACAGTCGGCCATGCTGGCCGGCATGGTGCAGTCGCCCAGCCACTACAACCCGTTCACCAACCCCGAAGGAACGCAGGCCCGCCGGGACACCGTGCTGGCGGCCATGCTGAAGAACGACAAGATCAGCCAGGCCGAGTATGACGAAGCGGTGGCGAGCGGACTGGACCTGAACCCGCAGACCGTGACCTCGGGATGCACTGGCGCCGAAACCGCCCAGTACTTCTGCAGCTATGTGGAACAGACCATCCTGCAGTCGGAGGCCTTCGGCGCCGATGTCGAAGAGCGCGCCAAGCTCCTGGCACGCGGCGGGTTGACCATCAGGACCACCCTGGACTCGCGGCTGCAGTCGCAGGCACAGAAGCAGATCGAAGCCCAGGTTCCGGTAGGGGATCCCTCCGGGGCCGGCTCGGCAATAGTGTCCGTGGAACCGGGCACGGGCAAGATCCTTGCCATGGCCCAGAACACCGAGTACACCCCGGAGCTGGGCAAGGGCAAAACCCAGCTCAACTTCAATGTGGACGCGGACATGGGCGGCACGCCCTACGGGTTCCAGCCCGGCTCCACCATGAAGCCGTTCACCACCGCCGCCTGGCTGGCGGCCGGGCACGGGCTCAACGACACCATCGACGCCACGCGTACGTCCTACCCGGCAGGCTTCGACTGGAAGGCCAGCTGCCTCGGCCCGAATGCGGAGTTCGACGAATGGAAATTCAAGAACGCCTCCGAGGGCTTTGAGAAGAAGATGACCGTTGCGGAGGGCCTGCGGCAGTCCGTCAACACCGCCACCGTGGCGCAGGCAGCCCAGCTGGACCTGTGCGACATCCGGGATACCGCCACCAGCATGGGTGTCCACCGCGCAGTGGACGGGGAACCCCTGGAAGTCACCAGTCCCTCCTTTGTCCTCGGCGGACAGGAAGTCTCCCCGCTGACCATAGCTTCGGCCTACGCCACCTTCGCCAGCGGCGGCGAATACTGCACACCCACCGCGCTGACCGAAGTCACCGACGGCCAGGGCAACGCGTACGACGTCGCCGGAGGAGAATGCACCCGCGCCATCAGCGAGGATGTGGCAGCTGCCGTGACGCAGCCGCTGGAGAAACTGGTTGAGGGCTCACCGGGCAGCATCCGGCCCATCGGCGTCCCCGCCGCGGCCAAAACCGGCACCACCGACATGTCCGAGCAGACCTGGACCGTCGGCTACACCACCGGCATCGCGACGGCGTCCTGGGTGGGGAACTGGAACTCCTACTCCTCGCTGAACAACCAGTCCATTAACGGCGTCACCCGCTCTTACGTGGACGGCTCCGCCATCGCCGGTGCCCAGTGGACCGACTACATGAAGGCCGTCGCCAAGCTCTACGAAGCGAAGGACTTCCCCTCCGTCCCGGACAGCATGCTCTAG
- a CDS encoding alpha-amylase family glycosyl hydrolase: MTTPDWVEHVVWWQVYPLGFAGAEKAALPEQASARHGLAKLVPWLDYLVEMGASGLALGPVFASETHGYDTTDYYRIDSRLGDDADFDELVAQAHARGIRVLLDGVFNHTGRSFAPFRQALEQGPGATTADWFGFTWPDGWTPGTEPDYKDFEGHHHLVALNHAEPAVADFVADVMKHWLRRGADGWRLDAAYAVPSPFWAKVLDEVRTEFPDAYFVGEYIHGDYPADVRAGHLDSVTQYELWKAIWSSLAEANFYELSAALERHNTFLDTFVPLTFVGNHDVTRIASRLAPSGRLAHALVLLFTLPGTPTVYYGDEQGYRGDKEDRAGGDDDIRPSFPASPEELSAVGQPLYHLHQELIGLRRRHHWVHGARTRVHSLANEQLVYEVFDAGHSLFVAMNLEDTPVTVQVPEAARDVLAGAGGLDVPGRRLALPAKGWAILGPAPAAG, from the coding sequence ATGACGACGCCGGACTGGGTGGAGCATGTGGTGTGGTGGCAGGTCTATCCGCTGGGCTTTGCCGGAGCGGAAAAGGCTGCGCTCCCGGAGCAGGCCTCGGCGCGGCACGGGCTGGCGAAGCTGGTTCCGTGGCTCGATTACCTCGTGGAGATGGGCGCCTCCGGCCTCGCGCTCGGACCGGTGTTCGCCTCCGAAACCCACGGGTATGACACCACCGACTATTACCGGATAGATTCCCGGCTGGGCGACGATGCCGACTTCGACGAATTGGTGGCCCAGGCGCACGCGCGCGGGATCAGGGTGCTCCTCGACGGCGTCTTCAACCACACCGGCCGCTCCTTCGCCCCCTTCCGCCAGGCACTCGAGCAGGGCCCGGGGGCGACGACGGCGGACTGGTTCGGTTTTACCTGGCCGGACGGCTGGACGCCGGGAACCGAACCGGACTACAAAGACTTCGAGGGCCATCACCACCTGGTGGCCCTGAACCATGCCGAACCGGCCGTGGCGGATTTCGTGGCCGACGTGATGAAGCACTGGCTGCGCCGCGGCGCGGACGGCTGGCGGCTGGACGCCGCCTACGCGGTGCCGTCACCGTTCTGGGCGAAGGTCCTGGACGAGGTCCGCACGGAGTTCCCCGACGCGTATTTTGTGGGGGAGTACATCCACGGGGACTACCCGGCGGATGTGCGCGCCGGACACCTGGATTCGGTGACCCAGTACGAACTGTGGAAAGCCATCTGGAGCTCGCTGGCCGAAGCGAACTTCTACGAGCTGTCCGCCGCGCTGGAGCGGCACAACACCTTCCTGGACACCTTTGTGCCGTTGACCTTCGTCGGCAACCATGACGTCACCCGCATCGCCAGCCGGCTGGCGCCGTCGGGCCGGCTCGCGCACGCACTGGTGCTGCTGTTCACCCTCCCGGGCACCCCGACGGTGTACTACGGCGACGAGCAGGGCTACCGGGGCGACAAGGAGGACCGTGCCGGAGGGGACGACGACATCCGTCCGTCCTTCCCGGCGTCCCCTGAGGAGCTTTCGGCCGTGGGGCAGCCGCTGTACCACCTGCACCAGGAACTGATCGGGCTGCGCCGCCGGCACCACTGGGTGCATGGCGCGCGCACGCGGGTACATTCGCTGGCCAACGAACAGCTGGTCTACGAGGTGTTCGACGCCGGCCACTCGCTGTTCGTTGCCATGAACCTCGAGGACACGCCGGTCACCGTGCAGGTGCCCGAAGCTGCCCGGGACGTCCTGGCCGGCGCGGGCGGGCTGGACGTTCCGGGCAGGCGGCTGGCGCTGCCGGCGAAGGGCTGGGCCATCCTCGGCCCAGCCCCGGCAGCCGGCTAG
- a CDS encoding SDR family NAD(P)-dependent oxidoreductase, which produces MKLSNKTAIITGGAGGIGQGIVRRFLAEGAKVAVVDIDQAQGDKLLAALEGKGEVIFIAKDIAKAENAAAIVAETVERFGGLDILVNNAHASKQAPIMETTPEIWDLSFNTGTMATFHLMRAAYPELKKTRGSIINFGSGAGIKGLPNQVAYAAAKEAIRAISRTAANEWAVDGIRVNVVSPVALTPGIVQWSQAFPEAYQEVVDGVPLGRLGDPETDIAPIVVFLASEDSQYLTGQTLMADGGTIKLY; this is translated from the coding sequence ATGAAACTCAGCAATAAGACCGCCATCATCACCGGCGGGGCCGGCGGCATCGGCCAGGGCATTGTCCGGCGGTTCCTCGCCGAAGGCGCCAAGGTGGCAGTGGTGGACATCGACCAGGCCCAGGGCGACAAGCTGCTGGCCGCTCTTGAGGGCAAGGGCGAGGTCATTTTCATCGCCAAGGACATTGCCAAGGCCGAGAACGCCGCGGCCATCGTGGCAGAAACCGTGGAGCGCTTCGGCGGCCTGGACATCCTGGTCAACAACGCCCACGCGTCCAAGCAGGCACCGATCATGGAAACCACGCCCGAGATCTGGGACCTGTCCTTCAACACGGGCACCATGGCAACCTTCCACCTGATGCGCGCCGCGTACCCGGAGCTGAAAAAGACCCGAGGCAGCATCATCAACTTCGGCTCCGGTGCGGGTATCAAGGGCCTGCCGAACCAGGTGGCCTACGCCGCGGCAAAGGAAGCCATCCGCGCCATTTCCCGCACGGCCGCCAATGAATGGGCCGTGGACGGCATCCGCGTCAACGTGGTTTCCCCGGTGGCCCTCACCCCCGGCATCGTCCAGTGGAGCCAGGCCTTCCCGGAGGCCTACCAGGAAGTCGTCGACGGCGTCCCCCTGGGCCGGCTCGGCGACCCCGAAACGGACATTGCCCCCATCGTGGTGTTCCTCGCCAGCGAGGATTCCCAGTACCTGACCGGCCAGACCCTCATGGCCGACGGCGGCACCATCAAGCTCTACTAG
- a CDS encoding TetR/AcrR family transcriptional regulator has translation MPTEGNAVSRTLPLSPAAIAAAAVRIADADGLDAVSMRRVAAEFGVSAMALYRHVADRSALLLLMADAATRDYALLPARKLSWQETLAHLADAQWRAFSAHPWLLRIVLTPRRLVNMATPDEVELVLSRLGSAGLSEDEGFDCLLGISAAVIGTASITAAAHFGPPEQADGPGPGGHLRWTPEAVAQHPQAARFQAQGISYPASRRSLDFFVGSFIAGVEQNLNKAPGGRIRPVLRKEENETQQ, from the coding sequence ATGCCCACCGAAGGAAACGCCGTGTCCCGCACCCTGCCCCTCAGCCCCGCCGCGATCGCTGCGGCCGCAGTCCGGATCGCTGACGCGGACGGCCTGGATGCCGTCTCCATGCGCAGGGTGGCGGCGGAGTTCGGGGTTTCGGCGATGGCGCTCTACCGCCATGTGGCGGACCGCAGCGCCCTGCTGCTCCTGATGGCCGATGCCGCCACCAGGGACTACGCACTCCTGCCCGCCCGGAAGCTGTCCTGGCAGGAAACCCTGGCACACCTGGCCGATGCCCAATGGCGGGCCTTCTCGGCGCACCCCTGGCTGCTGCGCATTGTCCTGACGCCGCGCCGGCTCGTGAACATGGCCACCCCCGACGAGGTGGAACTGGTGCTCTCCCGGCTGGGCTCAGCCGGCCTGAGCGAGGACGAGGGCTTTGACTGCCTGCTGGGCATTTCGGCCGCCGTCATCGGCACGGCGTCCATCACGGCCGCAGCCCATTTCGGCCCCCCGGAACAGGCGGACGGCCCCGGGCCGGGCGGGCACCTCCGCTGGACACCGGAGGCCGTGGCGCAGCACCCGCAGGCGGCCCGGTTCCAGGCCCAGGGCATCAGCTATCCGGCCTCACGCCGGTCACTGGACTTCTTCGTCGGAAGCTTCATTGCCGGCGTCGAACAGAACCTCAACAAAGCTCCGGGCGGCCGCATCCGTCCGGTTTTACGGAAGGAAGAAAATGAAACTCAGCAATAA
- a CDS encoding potassium-transporting ATPase subunit F — protein sequence MIVFNVLALCLGVAAVGYLLVALVRPERF from the coding sequence GTGATCGTTTTCAACGTCCTTGCACTCTGCCTCGGGGTGGCCGCCGTCGGCTATCTCCTGGTGGCACTTGTTCGACCGGAGCGGTTCTGA
- the kdpA gene encoding potassium-transporting ATPase subunit KdpA yields MGGWVTAAQVLSLVVLLAAVHRPLGDYMARLYSSEKHLRAERGFYRLVGVDGSSGQAWQSYLRSVLVFSGASMLLLYLLQRLQHLLPGSLGLPAVPEALSFNTAASFVANTNWQSYSPEVTMGYAVQMAGLAVQNFLSAAVGLAVAVALIRGLAGRNSSTIGNFWVDLTRSVLRLLLPVAFLAAIVLILGGVIQNFNGFTSVTNLLGGTSTVPGGPVASQEAIKLLGTNGGGFFNANSAHPFENPSGWTNLVEIFLMLVIPFSLPRTFGTMVGDRRQGYAILAAMASIFTVSFAAMTAFEFGAADGAAGSMEGKEQRFGIAASTLFGSTSTLTSTGAVNAMHDSFSPLGGMMAMLNMMLGEVAPGGVGSGLYGMLILAIITAFVAGLLVGRTPEYLGKKIGPREIKLASLYILTMPTLVLVGTALSFAVPGIRADIEGTSILNTGLHGFSEVLYAFTSAANNNGSAFAGLTANTPWLNTALGVAMLVGRFLPMVFVVALAGAFAEQGKVPASAGTLPTHRPQSVTLLCGVTVIVTALTFFPVLALGPLAEGLQ; encoded by the coding sequence ATGGGCGGCTGGGTAACGGCCGCACAGGTCCTCAGCCTGGTGGTCCTGCTCGCGGCGGTCCACCGGCCGCTCGGTGACTACATGGCCCGGCTGTACTCCTCCGAAAAACACCTCCGTGCGGAGCGCGGCTTCTACCGCCTGGTCGGAGTGGACGGTTCCTCCGGCCAGGCCTGGCAGAGCTACCTGCGCTCAGTCCTGGTTTTCTCCGGGGCCAGCATGCTCCTGCTTTACCTGCTGCAGCGACTCCAGCACCTGCTGCCGGGCTCGCTCGGCCTTCCGGCGGTGCCCGAAGCCCTGTCCTTCAACACGGCAGCCTCCTTCGTGGCCAACACCAACTGGCAGTCCTACTCGCCCGAAGTCACCATGGGTTACGCGGTGCAGATGGCGGGCCTGGCGGTGCAGAACTTCCTGTCCGCAGCTGTGGGTCTGGCCGTGGCGGTGGCACTGATCCGCGGCCTGGCCGGCCGCAACTCGTCCACCATCGGCAATTTCTGGGTGGACCTGACCCGCAGCGTCCTGCGGTTGCTGCTGCCCGTCGCTTTCCTGGCCGCCATCGTGCTGATCCTCGGCGGCGTGATCCAGAACTTCAACGGCTTCACCTCCGTCACCAACCTCCTCGGCGGAACCTCCACGGTCCCCGGCGGACCGGTGGCCTCCCAGGAAGCCATTAAGCTCCTGGGCACCAACGGCGGCGGCTTCTTCAATGCCAACTCCGCGCACCCGTTTGAAAACCCCAGCGGGTGGACCAACCTGGTGGAAATCTTCCTGATGCTCGTTATCCCGTTCAGCCTGCCCCGAACGTTCGGCACCATGGTGGGGGACCGCCGGCAGGGGTACGCGATCCTGGCAGCCATGGCCTCAATCTTCACGGTGTCGTTCGCGGCCATGACCGCATTCGAATTCGGTGCCGCGGACGGTGCAGCCGGTTCCATGGAAGGAAAGGAACAGCGGTTCGGAATAGCCGCATCGACCCTCTTTGGCTCGACCAGCACACTGACGTCCACCGGTGCGGTGAACGCCATGCATGACAGCTTCAGTCCGCTGGGCGGCATGATGGCGATGCTGAACATGATGCTCGGCGAAGTGGCGCCGGGCGGCGTCGGCTCCGGGCTCTACGGCATGCTGATCCTGGCGATCATCACCGCTTTTGTGGCCGGGCTCCTGGTGGGACGCACTCCCGAGTACCTCGGCAAGAAAATCGGCCCGAGGGAAATCAAGCTCGCCAGCCTCTACATCCTCACCATGCCCACCCTGGTCCTGGTCGGGACGGCGCTGAGCTTCGCGGTTCCCGGCATCCGGGCCGACATCGAGGGCACCTCCATCCTGAACACCGGACTCCACGGCTTCAGCGAGGTCCTGTATGCCTTCACTTCAGCAGCCAATAACAACGGCTCCGCATTCGCCGGACTCACGGCCAATACCCCGTGGCTGAACACAGCCCTCGGCGTGGCCATGCTGGTGGGCCGCTTCCTGCCGATGGTCTTCGTGGTCGCCCTGGCCGGAGCCTTCGCCGAACAGGGCAAGGTCCCCGCCTCGGCCGGCACCCTGCCCACCCACCGGCCGCAGTCCGTGACGCTGCTGTGCGGCGTCACCGTGATCGTGACTGCCCTGACCTTCTTTCCCGTACTCGCGCTGGGTCCCCTGGCGGAAGGACTGCAATAA